A stretch of the Lactuca sativa cultivar Salinas chromosome 9, Lsat_Salinas_v11, whole genome shotgun sequence genome encodes the following:
- the LOC111901787 gene encoding putative UPF0481 protein At3g02645, whose protein sequence is MEDANVESGEVDNIGNTVKFLLDYKENGEVLGKQVPPSIYMVPSVIRDLSPTCFNPKVVSIGPLHRHNEHLQGFEIQKQTYLHNWLRRLGTVPNQTLRTCVEKVIQSIEIIKECYGRSVTYNDLELAKMMVIDGCFILEFIQNESEKSSGCNMMITPLIVYDLLLIENQIPFFVLKIIFDCTIVASGRMHINSSFTQHISVLLGYYKVFESNSVVPNVSLDSTTDHLLHFVHKYYQPVEPMPSVFVEANPKGHTAVELHRAGMKFKPNEDENWAMALKLELQLPSSFFSLLPIFTAIPPFSWLQWPTLKMPIVCIHDMSELVLRNLLIYEQFSDVNKYVTSYVYAMDMLTDTPEDVAILVKSKVLTNLSSSNENAANMINGLVKFVSIPDFFYDQQWKDMDAYYNSYWPNTLAGLKGKYFNNPWNVIALIGALVLFALTVVQTFFTIKAANATNVTM, encoded by the coding sequence ATGGAAGATGCTAATGTGGAATCCGGAGAAGTAGATAACATTGGGAATACTGTTAAATTTCTACTTGATTATAAAGAAAACGGAGAGGTTCTAGGCAAACAAGTGCCACCATCAATTTACATGGTTCCTAGTGTGATCCGAGATCTCAGCCCAACTTGTTTCAATCCGAAGGTGGTGTCTATTGGGCCTCTTCACAGACATAACGAACATTTACAAGGATTTGAGATTCAAAAACAAACTTATTTACATAATTGGTTGCGTCGACTAGGTACTGTGCCAAACCAAACACTCCGAACATGTGTTGAGAAGGTGATTCAATCAATAGAAATAATCAAGGAATGTTATGGAAGATCAGTGACCTACAACGATCTTGAACTTGCGAAGATGATGGTAATAGATGGTTGTTTCATACTTGAGTTCATTCAGAATGAATCAGAAAAATCATCCGGGTGTAACATGATGATTACTCCATTGATCGTTTATGACCTGCTACTGATAGAAAACCAAATCCCGTTTTTTGTTCTTAAAATCATATTTGACTGTACTATTGTAGCATCTGGAAGAATGCACATCAACTCCTCATTTACCCAGCATATTAGCGTACTTCTAGGATACTACAAAGTCTTTGAATCAAATTCTGTAGTACCCAATGTCAGCCTAGATTCCACTACTGATCATCTTCTTCACTTTGTACACAAATATTACCAGCCTGTGGAACCGATGCCATCAGTGTTTGTCGAAGCAAATCCAAAAGGCCACACAGCTGTGGAATTGCATAGGGCAGGGATGAAGTTCAAGCCTAATGAAGATGAGAATTGGGCAATGGCTTTAAAACTGGAATTACAATTACCCTCATCTTTTTTTTCATTGTTACCCATTTTCACAGCCATTCCCCCATTTTCATGGTTACAATGGCCTACTCTGAAGATGCCAATAGTTTGTATTCATGATATGAGTGAATTGGTTCTTCGGAACCTCCTTATATACGAGCAGTTTTCTGATGTTAATAAATATGTTACATCATATGTCTATGCCATGGATATGCTAACCGATACTCCGGAGGATGTTGCCATTTTGGTAAAATCAAAAGTCCTTACAAATCTTTCGAGTTCGAACGAGAACGCTGCAAATATGATAAATGGCTTAGTTAAATTTGTTAGCATCCCAGATTTCTTTTATGATCAACAGTGGAAAGATATGGATGCTTACTACAATAGTTACTGGCCCAATACTCTTGCTGGGTTGAAGGGTAAATATTTCAATAATCCTTGGAATGTAATTGCTCTAATTGGTGCACTTGTCCTGTTTGCACTTACCGTGGTTCAGACCTTCTTTACTATCAAAGCCGCAAATGCGACCAATGTAACTATGTAA
- the LOC111901786 gene encoding F-box protein At5g07610 translates to MVNTRPRTKKTRNQSGALIASNDDLLIEILLRLPLTSVLRFKSVSKNWSSLLSRQPFTLLYKNVSISPGFYVRNMYIPFDVENQIALPICNLDIHPHPCSIRIVQSCNGLLLCCSKHGIQGERKYSVLNPTTRQIALIPSVLGGRKVHKNIRFMGLAFHQTECVDYKVVCFHRAKPDEDMFRIQIYSSETRRWKISDESFSFSAPYYESLGSGVYWNQALYWAPFSINPLYFKIDTEELQSLSFPVEVAVESLGDSPHGAMPLYFGGSRGHLHLVLKANRSETHLHLNVYEMLNDRSGWFVKYRVDLDELLNSYPEISTCFYEFQLLDVVRGEEEDETFMVIRIPGNNIIRYDVANKSGKQIYDLSSFIDGPINHAEVHRYIETIVSV, encoded by the coding sequence atggtGAACACCAGACCTAGAACCAAGAAAACCCGGAACCAGTCAGGAGCTTTGATAGCTTCCAACGATGATCTTTTAATAGAAATCCTTCTCCGGCTTCCTCTTACCTCTGTTCTTCGATTCAAATCTGTATCCAAAAACTGGAGTTCCCTTTTGAGTCGACAACCTTTCACCCTCCTGTATAAAAATGTTTCCATCTCTCCTGGATTTTATGTTCGCAATATGTATATTCCATTTGATGTTGAGAACCAAATTGCTCTTCCTATTTGTAATCTCGACATCCATCCTCATCCATGCAGTATTAGAATAGTGCAATCTTGTAATGGATTACTTCTTTGCTGTAGCAAGCATGGGATCCAGGGTGAACGTAAATATTCTGTACTCAATCCTACAACCAGGCAGATTGCACTTATCCCATCTGTTCTTGGAGGCAGGAAAGTCCATAAAAATATCCGTTTTATGGGTCTGGCCTTTCATCAAACAGAATGTGTTGACTACAAAGTTGTTTGCTTTCATCGTGCTAAGCCTGATGAGGATATGTTTCGGATTCAAATCTACTCGTCGGAGACAAGGAGATGGAAGATTTCAGATGAATCTTTTTCTTTCTCTGCACCTTATTATGAATCCTTAGGCTCTGGAGTTTATTGGAATCAAGCACTTTACTGGGCTCCCTTCTCTATTAATCCATTGTACTTTAAGATCGATACAGAAGAATTGCAATCGCTGTCATTTCCGGTTGAGGTGGCAGTGGAATCTTTGGGAGATAGTCCACACGGAGCAATGCCCCTTTACTTTGGGGGGTCACGAGGCCATCTGCATTTGGTGTTGAAGGCCAATCGCAGTGAGACCCATTTGCATCTGAATGTGTACGAGATGTTAAACGATCGTTCAGGGTGGTTTGTTAAGTATCGAGTGGATCTTGATGAGCTTCTGAATTCTTACCCTGAGATCAGTACATGTTTTTATGAATTTCAGTTGTTAGATGTGGTGAGaggtgaagaagaagatgaaacaTTCATGGTGATCAGGATTCCAGGGAATAATATTATAAGGTATGATGTTGCCAACAAGAGTGGTAAGCAGATATATGATCTGAGCTCCTTTATCGATGGACCAATTAATCATGCGGAAGTTCATCGTTATATTGAAACCATAGTTTCCGTGTAA